The segment GATGTTCCACTGCACAATGTTTTGAGGTTCCTGACAGTCCGACCACTTGTTATACTCAAACAAGTACCTGTATGCAGCAATTAAAAGCATATTAACCTTGTGTCAGAGTAGGGTACTTACCATATACTATAACCAAATTATGTCTATAACTGCATTGAGGATATTTACTCTATGGAGTCCTAATAGGCTAGGTTCCCTTAGAAATAGATTCCTAAGGGAATAGAAAAAGCAATGGTTTACTCCATGCaaggtttgtttggtttaggAAGATGTTGAAATATCAACCACACATTTTTGCtaaatcttaatttctttttaaaaaaataatctaagcTATAAAGGCAGAATTTCCTATTGCCAATTAAAGTGAGGCACATACTCCAGAAAGCTGAAAGAGCAAAGGTTTTTCTCAAAACAATCACAGAGATTTCAGGATTGGGCCTTTTTTCTAAAGATAGCAGTCACTGATCTGAGGCAAATGGGTCACTTTCTCTCCTGTGTTGCTGTCTTTGGGCCCTCACATGCTTACTTGGATGAGCCAAACACAGACCAAATTTGGTTAGGTACTGCAGTATTTCAGCTGCTACTGCTCACTTACATCTTGAGAACATCAGCACTTGCCTTCAGGAAGGACTTAACCTAGTTCTACACTCAGTCACAGTCaggaggatggaggaggaaTGATACAAGTGAAATACAAGATATACAAGAGATACAAgtgaaatataaaattcaaaCTCTGCTGCAAAGAGCTTTATGTGGCTTCTTAGTACTCCAACTGCCTCTAGTCTGGCATCAGCCATAAGCTAGATACACCTTTGAGGTTGCCAACCATACAGACACTTTAAATGCATGCCATGATAGGAACCACATCAGGATTTATGTGTATTAATGGAGAAAAGCACACTGATACCTTTTTTTGCAGGAGAACCTTAATGAGAGATAATTAGGAGTTCTTGCCCCCTCTCCCCTGCAGTGTACAAAGATTCTTATAAATCTTCTCAAGTTTCATTTATGAGATTTATGCCATTGTCACTAATGTGGGCATTGTGCCACTGTATGCTGGTGCAAAGCAGCTTCAGAAGCAAGGCTGACAAAACAGACTCTTACATGATAAGACAAATATCTTAACAACCACTATTCCTAGTTTGTAAATCCTTCAAGGTcctaaaaatttatattttgttaGAGACGTTCATGGACATGAACAGTATATGTTATATAGATTTAATCaccaatatatattttttatggCTTTGGTTTTGTACTCTAGCAGTGGGAGTAACTGATGCCATTTGTTAAGTTCTAAGTGAGAAGGATAAAGTTATGAATAGATTTTGGTATATGGTTATTGAACATTGCTGAAAGGTACTGGAATAAAGCCCATGTGTATATTGGGAAGAGATAACATCCTCATGAGCAGACAACTTACCCTCCAGAGGAGTCAGTGAAAGGATAGATCCAGTTTCTTTCTAGGTGGGTAAGACAATATGGTCCTTGAGACAAGCCCAGTGCTGAAATTATTATACAGTATCCAGAGCCAAGGATCCCAACAAAGGCTGCCAGAACTGAGGACAGCATCTGCACAGCAGACATAAACATGAACTTTGAGCACAGCCATCACCTTGTCTTTGGGATTGCCTGGGATGGGATGTACAGGCTCACTTACCACACAGCTCTTTCCACAGCCCTCGTGGCCACAGCAGTCGTCATTGTGAAGCCCAATGAACACCGCAGCTGGAATGAGTACCTGGGTATGgagcaaaaaacccacactgtTCCTTTTGGTTGCACAGAGAGGACAGGTATAATACAGTCTTCAAATTGCTTTCATTTGTGTTACTTCTTGGCAGTCAGCCTGTACAGGTGATTCAGCTTTACTCCTGTTTAACACAGTAGGTATCTCACTACTGACATCACCATCTCCAGGACAGGTATATTTCTATTGCCACTGTGGCAATATTGCACTTAAGCACAGAAGGAGGCTGTTGAGGTATTGCTACATTTAAAGtatttcagctttaaaattttcttttttcattaaaggctgtatttgcaaataaaatgctttggaaaaaaaaaaaggcattaactTTATTCCATTGAGGActacaaaataaagatttttgtaAAACAGCTACTGCAAATATACTTGTTACTTAAGAGCAATCATCTTTACCTGTGTGACAAACCAATCTGACTAGAGTAGAAAGTCTAGTAAAATTTTGCTCAAATCAGACAAACATCTCATTACAGACATCTACTTTTTTCCAAGATTTCACAACCAGTTCCCAGtgacaaaaattaaaagtaacaAAGCAGAAGCTATCCATGAGAAACATAAACCATTCATACTCCAGTTTTTAGCATAAAATCCATAATGAACTGCACGATGTTTTGAGGCTGAATGCTGTGAGGCCTGAAGGAGCAGAATGAACTGAATGGACAAGAaggagctttttaaaaaaaggatcCTCCCACTAGCAATAATAGCACTTAACACTGTCCATTTATAAAGACTCTACACCCAAGAgtactctggaaaaaaaaaaaaaaaaaaaaaaaaagggtagaGAGTTATTTGCAAATGCCACAGACTTACTTAATATGAAACTAGAATTAGAACTATCTTGTTGAACAGACACATATTTGTCAGCCTTTACTCAAACCCGTTGCTGAGTCCCAATGCTTCAAGTCCAGAAGAGTTTGTACAAGTGCACTGCAGGAGAAGTTCCATTGGTTCAATTTGTATTATTCTGTGTGTAAAGTCCAGTCTTTGCAAATCCCACTCTAGGTCCCAATGGGACTGTAATACAGCTGTAAGCACCTCTAACGACACAAAACACCTTAGCATGCAATTGTTTTCAACCTGTGATTTGCAGATGCCTTGagatcataaaatcatggagTGTTaagaattggaagggacctataACCTATTTCTAAGAGGACTTctaaaagaagatgaaaaaggaaGCCTGGAGTTAGGGGGTCTTAAATATGCTGCAGTGTGGTCCACAAAACtgaaaaggtagaaaataaGAGCTTCAGATTAATGACATCCTATAATGAACACACTCAGTCCTTGCATCCTGTTACTCAAATGCAAAGCTTTGACGACTACCACTCAATTCCTCTGAATAAACAGCCAAGGCAGAGAAATACCTGTTAGCATGTCAGATAATAGGAATTAAGGAATTGTGTCTA is part of the Vidua chalybeata isolate OUT-0048 chromosome 10, bVidCha1 merged haplotype, whole genome shotgun sequence genome and harbors:
- the TM4SF1 gene encoding transmembrane 4 L6 family member 1 isoform X2, whose product is MSPSLPGCNQAMLVGPTVQFRFLFPLEVLIPAAVFIGLHNDDCCGHEGCGKSCVMLSSVLAAFVGILGSGYCIIISALGLSQGPYCLTHLERNWIYPFTDSSGGYLFEYNKWSDCQEPQNIVQWNITLFSILLVLGGIEFILCFIQIINGILGGLCGLCCSHEETYVC